The proteins below are encoded in one region of Hordeum vulgare subsp. vulgare chromosome 3H, MorexV3_pseudomolecules_assembly, whole genome shotgun sequence:
- the LOC123443531 gene encoding cyclic dof factor 3-like, whose translation MAARDRGDTAIKLFGRTIPLLDAAAEVVTKLGNDANSNDAPCVSDQLLNVEATPFCSKHGEQNDQAINKHGVEMRTGFKIEEIKTGSDGSGQDKVLKKPDIIVPCPRCNSMETKFCYFNNYNVSQPRHFCRNCQRYWTAGGNIRNVPVGSGRRRNKHASHFRHAIMSCDANIAAPGDVSNEIHHLALPLLPQVLPGPIKENETVKEFGTGVPVCKSMTSVHNIEKQKDAHLVSLASDDNNEDQSCPSSVTVSGCSENQTPDSAVKKEPSNVSGYYNGIAMPHPHGPALVFPWSPGWNSIAVMAAAQCSTEPIHGLQNVKHGPSWVSPLMMAAPGICTPVVPFPMMPQLWSCIPGWPNGMWSSPCPESNGPPNKITCSQDNSPILGKHSREADLQEEKRENNIRVPKTLRIDDPAEATKSSVRDTPGIKPDEKGMFEPLQTKVLKNDKTPESPRALQANLAAFSRSQSFQERP comes from the exons ATGGCCGCGCGGGACCGGGGGGACACCGCCATTAAGCTCTTCGGCCGCACCATCCCGCTCCTCGACGCCGCCGCCGAG GTTGTCACCAAGCTTGGAAATGATGCAAACAGCAATGATGCGCCTTGTGTCTCAGACCAGCTTTTGAACGTTGAAGCAACTCCTTTCTGTTCCAAGCATGGAGAGCAGAATGATCAAGCTATCAACAAACATGGGGTGGAAATGAGAACTGGTTTCAAAATTGAGGAGATTAAAACTGGGTCCGATGGATCTGGCCAAGACAAGGTACTCAAGAAGCCTGATATAATCGTGCCATGCCCTCGCTGCAATAGCATGGAAACAAAGTTCTGCTATTTCAACAATTACAATGTTAGCCAGCCTAGGCATTTCTGCAGGAATTGCCAGAGGTATTGGACCGCTGGTGGAAATATTAGGAATGTCCCTGTAGGTTCTGGAAGACGCAGAAATAAGCATGCCTCTCACTTCCGCCATGCTATAATGTCGTGTGATGCTAACATAGCTGCTCCCGGAGATGTTTCCAATGAGATTCACCATCTAGCTCTTCCACTTTTACCTCAGGTTCTTCCAGGGCCaattaaagaaaatgaaacagtaaAGGAGTTTGGTACTGGAGTGCCAGTTTGTAAGTCTATGACTTCAGTCCATAATATTGAAAAACAGAAGGATGCTCACCTTGTTTCCTTGGCCTCTGATGATAATAACGAAGACCAATCATGTCCATCTTCTGTGACAGTATCGGGTTGCTCAGAAAATCAGACGCCGGATAGCGCAGTTAAAAAAGAGCCAAGCAATGTGTCAGGATACTATAATGGAATAGCAATGCCTCACCCTCATGGACCTGCTTTGGTGTTTCCCTGGAGTCCTGGATGGAACAGTATTGCTGTCATGGCAGCTGCTCAGTGCTCAACAGAGCCCATTCATGGGTTGCAAAATGTGAAGCATGGTCCGTCGTGGGTGTCTCCATTGATGATGGCAGCTCCAGGAATTTGCACGCCTGTTGTTCCCTTTCCTATGATGCCACAACTTTGGAGCTGTATTCCTGGTTGGCCTAATGGAATGTGGAGTTCACCATGTCCTGAAAGTAATGGCCCTCCAAACAAAATCACATGCTCACAGGACAATTCTCCTATACTTGGAAAGCATTCAAGAGAAGCAGACCTACAAGAAGAAaagagggaaaacaacatacgGGTCCCTAAAACTCTAAGAATTGATGACCCAGCTGAGGCCACAAAGAGTTCGGTCCGGGATACTCCAGGCATCAAACCTGATGAGAAAGGCATGTTTGAGCCTCTCCAGACGAAGGTTCTAAAAAATGACAAGACACCAGAATCTCCTCGGGCTCTGCAGG